A section of the Castanea sativa cultivar Marrone di Chiusa Pesio chromosome 12, ASM4071231v1 genome encodes:
- the LOC142619659 gene encoding protein root UVB sensitive 2, chloroplastic isoform X2: MNLLLQDKIKMQTKDSEQAKVKPPDNPPLYWTEISDSVSRRFQFHPDGQLSMEVLDDSRSVIHRTVDSFLSKFFPSGYPYSVSEGYLRYTQFRALQHLTSATLSVLSTQSLLFAAGLRPTPAQATAVSWILKDGMQHVGKLICSNLGARMDSEPKSWRILADVLYDLGTGLEVLSPLCPHLFLEVAGLGNFAKGMAVVAARATRLPIYSSFAKEGNLSDLFAKGEAISTLFNVVGLGAGIFLASTVCSSMQGKLVVGPVLSVLHVYSVVEEMRAAPVNTLNPQRTAMIVADFLKAGKISSPADLRYREDLLFTGRLIEDAGNVKVGRALRKVVKPSKLRELKEIFPEERFLLCPSSKWVDMVLENNATGEDALRGWLVAAYAAQIEKSSHVPSASALQEAYDKMNDVFSPFLSELQAKGWHTDRFLDGTGSRFAW; this comes from the exons ATGAACTTGCTGCTC CAGGATAAGATAAAAATGCAAACCAAGGATTCCGAGCAAGCCAAAGTCAAACCCCCCGACAACCCACCATTGTACTGGACCGAAATCTCCGACTCCGTCTCTCGCCGTTTCCAGTTCCACCCGGACGGTCAACTCTCC ATGGAGGTTCTGGACGATTCTAGATCAGTAATTCATAGAACTGTTGACTCCTTTTTGAGCAAATTTTTCCCCTCTGGATATCCCTACAg TGTTAGTGAAGGTTACCTTAGATACACGCAGTTTCGGGCGCTGCAACACTTGACCAGTGCAACACTCTCTGTGTTATCAACTCAG TCACTGCTGTTTGCTGCAGGCTTGCGACCCACACCTGCACAAGCAACTGCTGTAAGTTGG ATTTTAAAGGATGGGATGCAGCATGTAGGGAAGCTCATCTGTAGTAACTTGGGAGCTAGAATGGATTCTGAGCCTAAAAGTTGGAGGATTCTGG CTGATGTGCTTTACGACTTAGGTACAGGCTTGGAAGTTCTTTCTCCATTGTGCCCACATCTTTTTCTTGAAGTGGCAGGCCTAGGCAATTTTGCAAAG GGAATGGCAGTTGTTGCAGCTAGAGCAACAAGATTGCCAATATATTCTTCATTTGCCAAAGAAGGCAATCTTAGTGATCTCTTTGCAAAAGGGGAGGCCATCTCTACTCTTTTCAATGTTGTTGGATTAGGAGCAGGAATATTTCTAGCATCTACTGTTTGTTCGTCAATGCAAGGAAAG TTGGTTGTTGGGCCTGTCCTCTCTGTATTACATGTATACAGTGTGGTTGAAGAAATGCGAGCAGCTCCTGTCAACACATTGAATCCCCAGAGAACTGCAATGATTGTGGCTGATTTTCTAAAG GCAGGAAAAATATCAAGCCCTGCTGATCTAAGGTACAGAGAAGATCTCCTATTTACTGGGCGGCTAATAGAAGATGCTGGAAATGTTAAAGTGGGAAGGGCTCTGCGCAAGGTTGTGAAGCCTTCAAAACTTCGGGAATTGAAAGAAATATTCCCGGAGGAGAGGTTTCTGCTATGTCCCAGTAGTAAATGGGTTGACATGGTATTGGAAAACAATGCTACTGGTGAAGATGCATTGAGGGGGTGGCTAGTTGCTGCATATGCTGCACAGATTGAGAAGTCCTCTCATGTGCCAAGTGCTAGTGCCCTGCAAGAGGCTTACGACAAGATGAACGATGTGTTCTCTCCATTTTTGTCTGAACTGCAGGCCAAAGGATGGCATACTGATCGTTTTCTTGATGGTACAGGAAGCCGGTTTGCCTGGTAG
- the LOC142619659 gene encoding protein root UVB sensitive 2, chloroplastic isoform X1, translating to MNLLLDKIKMQTKDSEQAKVKPPDNPPLYWTEISDSVSRRFQFHPDGQLSMEVLDDSRSVIHRTVDSFLSKFFPSGYPYSVSEGYLRYTQFRALQHLTSATLSVLSTQSLLFAAGLRPTPAQATAVSWILKDGMQHVGKLICSNLGARMDSEPKSWRILADVLYDLGTGLEVLSPLCPHLFLEVAGLGNFAKGMAVVAARATRLPIYSSFAKEGNLSDLFAKGEAISTLFNVVGLGAGIFLASTVCSSMQGKLVVGPVLSVLHVYSVVEEMRAAPVNTLNPQRTAMIVADFLKAGKISSPADLRYREDLLFTGRLIEDAGNVKVGRALRKVVKPSKLRELKEIFPEERFLLCPSSKWVDMVLENNATGEDALRGWLVAAYAAQIEKSSHVPSASALQEAYDKMNDVFSPFLSELQAKGWHTDRFLDGTGSRFAW from the exons ATGAACTTGCTGCTC GATAAGATAAAAATGCAAACCAAGGATTCCGAGCAAGCCAAAGTCAAACCCCCCGACAACCCACCATTGTACTGGACCGAAATCTCCGACTCCGTCTCTCGCCGTTTCCAGTTCCACCCGGACGGTCAACTCTCC ATGGAGGTTCTGGACGATTCTAGATCAGTAATTCATAGAACTGTTGACTCCTTTTTGAGCAAATTTTTCCCCTCTGGATATCCCTACAg TGTTAGTGAAGGTTACCTTAGATACACGCAGTTTCGGGCGCTGCAACACTTGACCAGTGCAACACTCTCTGTGTTATCAACTCAG TCACTGCTGTTTGCTGCAGGCTTGCGACCCACACCTGCACAAGCAACTGCTGTAAGTTGG ATTTTAAAGGATGGGATGCAGCATGTAGGGAAGCTCATCTGTAGTAACTTGGGAGCTAGAATGGATTCTGAGCCTAAAAGTTGGAGGATTCTGG CTGATGTGCTTTACGACTTAGGTACAGGCTTGGAAGTTCTTTCTCCATTGTGCCCACATCTTTTTCTTGAAGTGGCAGGCCTAGGCAATTTTGCAAAG GGAATGGCAGTTGTTGCAGCTAGAGCAACAAGATTGCCAATATATTCTTCATTTGCCAAAGAAGGCAATCTTAGTGATCTCTTTGCAAAAGGGGAGGCCATCTCTACTCTTTTCAATGTTGTTGGATTAGGAGCAGGAATATTTCTAGCATCTACTGTTTGTTCGTCAATGCAAGGAAAG TTGGTTGTTGGGCCTGTCCTCTCTGTATTACATGTATACAGTGTGGTTGAAGAAATGCGAGCAGCTCCTGTCAACACATTGAATCCCCAGAGAACTGCAATGATTGTGGCTGATTTTCTAAAG GCAGGAAAAATATCAAGCCCTGCTGATCTAAGGTACAGAGAAGATCTCCTATTTACTGGGCGGCTAATAGAAGATGCTGGAAATGTTAAAGTGGGAAGGGCTCTGCGCAAGGTTGTGAAGCCTTCAAAACTTCGGGAATTGAAAGAAATATTCCCGGAGGAGAGGTTTCTGCTATGTCCCAGTAGTAAATGGGTTGACATGGTATTGGAAAACAATGCTACTGGTGAAGATGCATTGAGGGGGTGGCTAGTTGCTGCATATGCTGCACAGATTGAGAAGTCCTCTCATGTGCCAAGTGCTAGTGCCCTGCAAGAGGCTTACGACAAGATGAACGATGTGTTCTCTCCATTTTTGTCTGAACTGCAGGCCAAAGGATGGCATACTGATCGTTTTCTTGATGGTACAGGAAGCCGGTTTGCCTGGTAG